The region TACCTGCAGCCTCAGCGTCATAAAAGGAGACCAGACCCTCCTCATAATCCACAAACATGCCCACCGTCTGAGGCCGCGATTTCACAGAGAGGAGGACGTCAGGGTCAGCGAGAGCTACGTACTCATGTCCATTCCTCAGCTGCAGAGTCCAGAAGCCGGTCTCCGGGCACGAAGtaatttctcctctcctgctggcTGAAGCACTGACCACTCCTAAATCCCATTTAGTTTTCCCTTTAACCTCGACCTCGTAGTAGAACCTGCCAGACGACAGACTCTGCTTTCCCAAGACGACGACACAACATGAGAATCTCTGTGGGTTATATGGGAGATTCCGCTCAACATCGCCGTGATTTACTTGTTTCCCATCATCGGACACAATGAGTTTAGGATGTGCTGTGTCCGGATCGAGGGTCACATCCACGGCGTACTGctgcaccctcctcagctcTGCTTCCAGCAGCTTCTCCGTCCCCCTGCTGAGCGTCTCCTTAAGTTGAGCCACTGCTCTTGCCACAGTTCCCTCATAAGATGGCTGATGGAGGATGATCTTTGTCTGGTCCTTAGCGAGTAAAGAGGCATTCAGGGATGAGAACATttgaaggaggtggaggtgatCGTCGGAGCGTTCGAGCTGCTTCACCTCGGCATACCTCTTCCTCAACTCCGAGATCTCCTGATTCAGCTCTTTGATTGAGTCGTCAGCTTGCTTCGCCGTTGTTTTCTGCTTCCGTTTGACCTGTTCGATGAGCTCAGTCAGGCCTGTCTGGACAAGCTGTGTCAGAGTGGTGAATACCTGTACGCCATTTGCCATCTCTTTGTGTGCAGCCTCCTTGCTGAGCTGCACTGACTGTCTGAGCTCCTGCACCTTCAGCTGTCGCTCATGGATCATCTGCTGAAATTCTGCCCCTGTCTTCTCCAGCTCCGTCTTCTTTCCGTCGCATTCTTCTTTCAGAGGAACGACATCATGTGACTCGTGGTCTGTCTCGGTACAGAACTGGCATACGCACATCTGGTCAGTCTTGCAGAACCGGTCCATGAGTTCAT is a window of Pempheris klunzingeri isolate RE-2024b chromosome 1, fPemKlu1.hap1, whole genome shotgun sequence DNA encoding:
- the LOC139201750 gene encoding E3 ubiquitin-protein ligase TRIM21-like is translated as MSAATHLLSEEHFLCSICLDVFIAPVTIPCGHNFCKSCITENWRINRKCQCAVCKRPFDIRPELHVNTFISEIAAQYRQSAVKKASEDAKPGEVLCDVCTGIKLKALKSCLVCLASYCQTHLERHQMTPGLKGHKLVGPLDNLEDRICTNHDELMDRFCKTDQMCVCQFCTETDHESHDVVPLKEECDGKKTELEKTGAEFQQMIHERQLKVQELRQSVQLSKEAAHKEMANGVQVFTTLTQLVQTGLTELIEQVKRKQKTTAKQADDSIKELNQEISELRKRYAEVKQLERSDDHLHLLQMFSSLNASLLAKDQTKIILHQPSYEGTVARAVAQLKETLSRGTEKLLEAELRRVQQYAVDVTLDPDTAHPKLIVSDDGKQVNHGDVERNLPYNPQRFSCCVVVLGKQSLSSGRFYYEVEVKGKTKWDLGVVSASASRRGEITSCPETGFWTLQLRNGHEYVALADPDVLLSVKSRPQTVGMFVDYEEGLVSFYDAEAAGILYSFTGCSFTDKLYPFFSPCFNDGGDNSAPLRISGVYNKNY